A genomic segment from Enoplosus armatus isolate fEnoArm2 chromosome 12, fEnoArm2.hap1, whole genome shotgun sequence encodes:
- the LOC139294495 gene encoding ankyrin repeat domain-containing protein 1-like codes for MGLLSVEELVSGKRSEGKAADDFQGGVYEAAVNQEKRDDRRSHRELGGGGLSEESDSGSEQEEVSVAALNTDRSGRLKLETVDDLFNILQLRKRRRERKAPITKRQQPEPETVPETVDEQLFLTAAMENKLPVVEKYLTDGGNPNVADHFQRTALHKASFKGHVEVMKRLLEAGAAIDKTDKLEATAVHWACRGGNLPALQLLLDQGAKFTYRDKLHSTPLHVAVRTGHCECAEHLIHCGADVNAKDRDGDTPMHDAVRINRFKMIKLLMMYGASLNTKNCDGKTPMEALYSWQNGAKSLLCNFSQEKPDQ; via the exons ATGGGACTGCTCAGTGTCGAGGAACTG GTGTCCGGTAAGAGGTCAGAGGGCAAAGCGGCGGACGACTTCCAAGGAGGCGTGTACGAGGCGGCTGTCAATCAAGAGAAGCGGGATGACCGCAGGTCTCACAGGGAGCTGGGGGGCGGAGGTCTGTCAGAGGAGAGCGACAGTGGCAGTGAGCAGGAGGAGGTCAGCGTGGCAGCTCTCAAT ACGGATAGAAGCGGAAGGCTGAAGTTGGAGACGGTGGATGACCTGTTCAACATCCtgcagctgaggaagaggagaagggagaggaaggcTCCCATCACCAAGAGACAGCAGCCGGAGCCTGAGACTGTG CCAGAGACTGTGGATGAGCAGCTGTTTCTGACAGCAGCCATGGAGAACAAACTGCCCGTGGTGGAGAAGTACCTGACGGATGGAGGAAACCCCAACGTAGCCGACCAC TTCCAGAGAACAGCTCTGCACAAAGCCTCGTTCAAAGGACACGTGGAGGTCATGAAAAGACTGCTGGAGGCCGGAGCTGCCATCGACAAAACAGACAAG ctggagGCCACAGCGGTCCACTGGGCCTGCAGAGGAGGCAACCTGCCGgccctgcagctcctcctcgaCCAGGGAGCCAAGTTCACCTACAGAGACAAG CTGCACAGCACTCCTCTCCATGTTGCTGTGAGGACCGGACACTGTGAGTGTGCTGAGCACCTCATTCACTGTGGAGCAGACGTCAACGCCAAAGACAGA GACGGAGACACGCCCATGCACGATGCTGTGAGGATCAACAGATTCAAGATGATCAAGCTGCTGATGATGTATGGGGCCAGTCTCAACACCAAGAACTGT GATGGAAAGACCCCGATGGAGGCGCTGTATTCGTGGCAGAACGGAGCCAAGAGCCTCCTGTGTAACTTCAGCCAGGAGAAGCCCGACCAGTAG